A section of the Bacillus sp. HSf4 genome encodes:
- a CDS encoding DUF1648 domain-containing protein, with translation MPHSTDGSNIKIPKTKSERICDGIGYLFYIGSIIFLIAVWGTLPEQVPVHYNALGDIDRWGSKWELLILPGIGFFILLFMQLLEKFPEMYNYPKRLNEKNAGQFYLLSQKLVNRIKNACFIIFSLILFESASIALRWGSGFGGWFLPVIILGIVILIAISVIQQKKIK, from the coding sequence ATGCCACATTCAACCGACGGTTCAAACATCAAAATTCCGAAAACGAAAAGCGAACGGATTTGCGATGGAATTGGCTATCTCTTTTACATTGGATCGATTATTTTTTTGATCGCCGTTTGGGGAACGCTTCCCGAACAAGTGCCCGTACATTACAATGCTCTCGGTGACATCGATCGCTGGGGATCGAAGTGGGAGCTCCTTATTTTACCCGGAATCGGATTCTTTATCCTTCTGTTCATGCAATTGCTTGAGAAATTCCCTGAGATGTACAACTACCCCAAACGCCTGAACGAAAAAAACGCCGGACAGTTTTATTTGCTCAGCCAAAAGCTGGTCAATCGAATCAAAAACGCCTGTTTCATCATTTTTTCCCTCATCTTATTTGAATCGGCATCGATTGCTTTGCGCTGGGGAAGCGGATTTGGCGGATGGTTTCTTCCGGTGATCATACTCGGCATCGTCATACTTATCGCAATAAGCGTCATTCAGCAAAAAAAGATCAAATAA
- a CDS encoding Na/Pi cotransporter family protein codes for MEIDVQKLLFEFIGGLGIFLLGIKFMGDGLQKSAGDKLRDILDRFTSNPLMGVLAGIIVTVLIQSSSGTTVITVGLVSAGFMTLRQAIGVIMGANIGTTVTAFIIGFDVGAYALPIIAIGSFLLFFFKNKKFQNLGQVLFGFGALFYGLELMSSGMKPLRTFEAFHDLTVSMSTNPVLGVLIGTLFTVLVQSSSATIGILQGLFADSLIDIHGALPVLFGDNIGTTITAVLASLGASVAARRAAAVHVLFNLIGTTIFLILLKPFTALILMLQSSLGLDPKMMIAFAHGIFNTSNTLIQLPFVGVLAFIVTKLIPGKDSVVDYKATHLDPLFIQQSPSIALGQAKEEVLRMGEFAVKGLEETKEFLNTKQAKHAQNAFQIEDAINNLDRKITDYLIELSATTLSEQESEEHHKLMDTVRDIERIGDHFENLVELGEYQQSNRVKISEAAMADLTEMLDLTISTVKESITALGENNEEAARSVIEKENQIDKMERKLRKKHILRLNDGLCSGQAGVIFVDITSNLERIGDHAVNIAEAVLGIEKH; via the coding sequence TTGGAAATAGATGTGCAGAAATTGCTTTTTGAATTTATTGGCGGCCTCGGTATTTTCCTTTTAGGTATTAAGTTTATGGGAGATGGGCTCCAAAAGTCAGCAGGAGATAAGCTGAGAGACATCTTAGATCGTTTTACAAGCAACCCTCTGATGGGGGTTTTGGCAGGTATTATTGTCACGGTTTTAATTCAAAGCAGTTCCGGCACGACCGTTATCACTGTCGGTCTCGTCAGCGCCGGCTTTATGACCCTTCGCCAGGCGATCGGCGTCATTATGGGGGCAAACATCGGAACGACGGTTACGGCATTTATCATCGGTTTTGATGTCGGTGCGTATGCGCTGCCGATCATCGCCATTGGATCGTTTTTGCTATTTTTCTTTAAGAACAAAAAATTTCAAAACCTCGGACAAGTTTTGTTTGGATTTGGTGCGCTTTTCTATGGCTTGGAATTGATGAGCAGCGGAATGAAGCCGCTTCGAACGTTTGAAGCTTTTCATGATTTAACGGTCAGCATGAGTACGAACCCTGTTCTTGGCGTGCTTATCGGCACTCTGTTCACGGTTCTTGTCCAAAGTTCAAGTGCAACCATCGGTATCCTCCAAGGGTTGTTTGCCGATTCATTAATTGATATTCACGGCGCTCTGCCTGTACTGTTCGGGGACAACATCGGAACGACGATTACCGCTGTATTGGCATCGCTTGGCGCTTCCGTCGCTGCAAGACGGGCGGCTGCCGTTCACGTCTTGTTCAACCTGATTGGAACAACGATTTTCCTGATCTTGCTAAAGCCTTTCACAGCGTTGATCCTCATGCTTCAATCTTCTTTAGGGCTTGACCCTAAGATGATGATCGCGTTTGCCCACGGGATCTTCAACACGTCGAACACACTGATTCAGCTGCCGTTCGTCGGTGTCTTGGCTTTTATTGTCACAAAGCTAATTCCAGGCAAGGACTCGGTCGTCGATTATAAAGCAACACATCTTGACCCGCTGTTTATTCAGCAGTCACCGTCTATCGCTCTCGGCCAGGCGAAAGAAGAAGTCTTGCGGATGGGTGAATTTGCGGTAAAAGGGCTTGAGGAAACAAAGGAATTTTTAAATACAAAACAGGCAAAGCATGCACAAAACGCATTTCAGATAGAAGATGCGATCAACAATTTGGACCGGAAGATTACGGATTATTTGATCGAACTGTCAGCCACTACGCTTTCTGAACAGGAATCTGAAGAACATCATAAGTTGATGGATACCGTCAGAGACATTGAAAGAATCGGCGACCACTTCGAAAACTTGGTTGAGCTTGGTGAGTACCAGCAATCCAACCGGGTGAAAATTTCCGAAGCAGCGATGGCCGATTTAACGGAAATGCTTGATCTGACGATTTCTACCGTTAAGGAGTCCATCACCGCACTTGGCGAAAATAATGAAGAAGCTGCAAGAAGTGTCATCGAAAAAGAAAATCAAATTGATAAAATGGAACGCAAGCTTCGCAAAAAGCATATTCTTCGCTTAAACGACGGATTATGCAGCGGACAAGCCGGCGTGATCTTCGTCGATATCACCAGCAACCTGGAAAGAATCGGCGACCATGCCGTCAATATTGCAGAAGCTGTTCTTGGAATCGAAAAGCATTAA
- a CDS encoding YiaA/YiaB family inner membrane protein gives MQKYRKRNTTAFTVMSYFTFFAGVFLFGIGLYNADNLQLNEKGYYIAVMILVAVGAILTQKVTRDNAEDNEIIAEQERRQNMSSGE, from the coding sequence ATGCAGAAATACAGAAAAAGAAACACAACGGCATTTACAGTCATGTCATATTTCACATTTTTTGCGGGGGTCTTTTTGTTCGGCATCGGTCTTTACAACGCCGATAACTTGCAGCTCAATGAAAAAGGCTATTACATCGCTGTGATGATTCTCGTTGCGGTCGGTGCGATTTTGACGCAGAAAGTAACGAGAGACAATGCGGAAGATAATGAAATCATCGCCGAGCAGGAGAGAAGACAGAATATGTCTAGTGGCGAGTGA
- a CDS encoding glycoside hydrolase domain-containing protein codes for MDQMVLKTQEWLNKTYSGKHGYNKVEENGKPSWETIYGLTRALQIELGIAEPADNFGPATESKFVPLKKQEKTEKPTNLNYILQGAFWVKGKGFNPGGLTGNFFEGTEDAVKRFQKAAGLAKQDGVVTAQLMKALLNMSAFTLVRNGDTKIRQIQQNLNRDYNHYFGLMPCDGVYSRETNKALIYALQKEEGMSTSVANGFFGPGTTSKCPTLKPGDSRTKFVLILQYALYCNGYPSGDFDGVYDAEVESAVSRFQSFMCLPVTGIANMATIKALLASSGDTSRAAAACDTATILTAATAKTLRSNGYKVVGRYLTGNVRTSSGLQSKAMTPAELSIIFNEGLRVFPIYQDGGYESSYFVPNQGTTDAYAAVNAAQGLGFPSGTTIYFAVDFDAYDYEVTDKIIPYFNEIRAVFDKMQSIPNSPTYKIGVYGPRNICIRTADAGLTEYSFVADMSTGFSGNLGYTMPQNWAFDQFYEYSIGTGSGAIGIDKDAYSGRDKGTANVTPSSDPVYDARVRMLRNVLANIPALSSISELFTTMFIFDKTETVYESLYLDITLSTSLRFKKPSETSPGTLQVKNGKVGASITEVLGNSKTSLSSSQIHSYDELLKNIGLSVRNGYIMVDVSPSVESLDLSLTIFSDEIPVVDGTKTEMSATITFKIKKLYVSPNKPVAAPVEALPIDWGAIGVAVGGFMVAAVGVAAVVIAGIAAPEIAIGTAVSAVLFAIFGETTD; via the coding sequence ATGGATCAAATGGTGTTGAAAACGCAGGAATGGCTAAACAAAACCTACAGCGGAAAACACGGTTACAACAAGGTTGAAGAGAACGGTAAACCAAGCTGGGAGACGATTTACGGTTTAACGAGAGCATTGCAGATTGAGTTAGGCATCGCAGAGCCCGCTGACAATTTCGGACCGGCGACAGAAAGTAAGTTTGTTCCGCTAAAAAAGCAGGAGAAAACTGAAAAACCGACAAACTTAAATTATATTCTGCAAGGTGCTTTTTGGGTGAAAGGAAAAGGATTTAATCCCGGCGGATTAACAGGCAACTTCTTTGAGGGTACAGAGGATGCCGTGAAAAGATTTCAGAAAGCCGCGGGCCTGGCTAAACAAGACGGTGTTGTCACAGCACAGCTCATGAAAGCACTGCTCAACATGAGCGCTTTTACATTGGTTCGAAACGGTGATACAAAAATTCGTCAAATTCAGCAAAACCTAAATCGGGATTACAATCATTATTTCGGACTCATGCCTTGTGATGGTGTTTATTCCCGAGAGACAAATAAGGCGCTGATTTATGCTTTGCAAAAAGAAGAAGGCATGAGTACAAGTGTGGCAAACGGCTTTTTTGGCCCAGGTACAACAAGCAAATGTCCGACACTCAAACCAGGTGATTCAAGAACCAAATTCGTGCTGATTCTTCAATACGCATTATATTGCAACGGCTATCCTTCGGGTGATTTTGACGGTGTTTATGATGCGGAAGTCGAATCTGCCGTCTCACGTTTTCAAAGCTTCATGTGCTTGCCTGTAACGGGAATTGCCAACATGGCGACGATCAAAGCATTATTGGCAAGCTCCGGCGATACTTCACGTGCTGCCGCGGCCTGTGACACTGCCACGATCCTAACGGCCGCCACTGCAAAAACTTTACGAAGCAACGGATATAAAGTGGTCGGCAGATATTTGACAGGCAATGTGCGGACAAGCAGCGGGCTTCAATCAAAAGCGATGACACCTGCCGAGCTTTCAATCATCTTTAATGAAGGTTTGAGAGTGTTTCCGATTTATCAGGACGGCGGCTACGAATCCTCTTATTTCGTACCAAACCAAGGAACAACAGATGCGTATGCCGCTGTCAACGCAGCGCAAGGATTAGGCTTCCCATCCGGCACCACCATTTATTTTGCCGTTGATTTCGACGCTTATGATTATGAAGTCACAGACAAAATCATCCCGTATTTTAATGAAATCAGAGCAGTGTTTGACAAAATGCAAAGCATTCCGAATTCGCCAACATATAAGATCGGCGTGTACGGGCCTAGAAACATCTGTATCAGAACAGCCGACGCCGGATTGACGGAATACAGCTTCGTCGCCGACATGTCAACCGGCTTCAGCGGCAACCTCGGCTACACGATGCCGCAAAACTGGGCCTTTGACCAATTCTACGAATATTCAATCGGCACAGGCAGCGGCGCCATCGGTATTGATAAAGACGCTTATTCTGGCAGAGACAAGGGAACAGCTAATGTCACCCCGTCGTCAGATCCGGTCTATGACGCACGAGTAAGAATGTTGAGAAATGTTTTGGCAAATATCCCGGCACTGAGCAGTATTTCTGAACTATTTACAACAATGTTTATTTTTGATAAAACTGAGACAGTTTACGAGTCTCTATACTTAGATATTACGTTATCTACTTCACTGAGATTTAAAAAGCCAAGTGAAACATCACCGGGCACACTACAAGTTAAAAACGGAAAGGTCGGAGCATCCATTACCGAAGTATTAGGAAACTCAAAAACATCATTGAGTTCTTCACAAATTCATTCGTATGATGAGCTTTTAAAGAATATCGGCTTGTCGGTTCGTAACGGATATATCATGGTAGACGTTTCACCTTCTGTTGAATCTTTGGATCTTTCATTAACGATATTCAGCGATGAAATTCCGGTAGTCGATGGTACAAAAACTGAAATGTCGGCTACAATTACCTTTAAAATTAAGAAATTATATGTCTCACCTAACAAACCAGTTGCAGCTCCTGTAGAAGCGTTACCAATCGATTGGGGAGCAATTGGGGTTGCAGTCGGAGGATTTATGGTAGCTGCTGTGGGTGTAGCAGCTGTTGTCATAGCGGGAATTGCAGCACCTGAAATCGCTATTGGCACGGCAGTGTCCGCTGTGTTATTTGCAATATTTGGTGAAACGACTGATTAA
- a CDS encoding DUF2000 domain-containing protein — translation MMNETKCALVIDETLPLGLIANTAAILGAALGKNNPGLLGENVTDGSGIEHLGIVKVPIPILKGNAELLHELRSKLQADDFHDLLTVDFTDVAQSIHHYDEYTEKLQASTAADYRYFGIGICGDKKKVNRLTGSLGLLR, via the coding sequence CTGATGAATGAAACAAAGTGCGCACTTGTGATCGACGAAACTTTGCCGCTCGGGCTGATCGCCAATACAGCGGCGATCCTGGGGGCGGCGCTCGGCAAAAACAACCCCGGCCTGCTCGGGGAAAATGTAACAGACGGGTCTGGGATTGAACACCTTGGAATCGTTAAAGTCCCCATTCCCATCTTAAAAGGGAATGCCGAGCTGCTTCATGAATTAAGAAGCAAGCTTCAGGCCGACGACTTTCACGACCTGCTGACAGTTGACTTCACCGATGTTGCACAAAGTATTCATCACTATGATGAATATACGGAGAAACTTCAAGCATCAACAGCTGCCGATTACCGCTATTTTGGCATTGGCATATGCGGGGATAAAAAGAAGGTCAATCGGCTGACCGGGAGTTTGGGATTGTTGAGATAA
- a CDS encoding DMT family transporter, with amino-acid sequence MNTRRETAGHLAAVLTILIWGTTFVSTKVLLEDFSPMEILFYRFLLGLIVLIIVHPHVLTVKSWREELLFAGAGLCGVTLYFLLENIALTLTYASNVGMIVAIIPMITAVLAHFLLAGERLKPHFFIGFAAAFTGLALIFFNGNAVLKLNPLGDMLACAAALVWAVYAIFMKKISAFRYHTIQCTQRIFLYGLIFMIPALFLFDFRFTLSPFASSINLLNMLFLGAGASALCFVTWNWSVGVLGAVKTSAYIYMVPVITIAASIIILHEKLTWIALVGGSLTLTGLYISEMKPKPLLKEEQI; translated from the coding sequence ATGAATACTCGACGTGAAACCGCCGGACACCTTGCGGCTGTTTTAACCATTCTGATTTGGGGCACGACTTTTGTTTCGACAAAGGTGCTGCTTGAGGATTTTTCGCCAATGGAGATTTTGTTTTACCGTTTTCTGCTCGGATTGATCGTGCTGATCATCGTCCATCCGCACGTTCTGACAGTGAAAAGCTGGCGGGAAGAATTGCTTTTTGCCGGGGCCGGGCTCTGCGGTGTAACACTCTATTTTTTGCTGGAAAACATCGCGCTCACCCTTACCTATGCCTCAAATGTCGGCATGATTGTAGCCATCATTCCGATGATCACCGCGGTTCTGGCCCATTTTCTCCTTGCCGGCGAGAGGCTCAAACCGCATTTTTTCATTGGATTTGCCGCCGCTTTTACCGGCCTCGCACTCATTTTTTTCAATGGAAACGCGGTGCTTAAACTGAATCCGCTCGGTGATATGCTTGCGTGTGCCGCAGCGCTCGTTTGGGCCGTATACGCCATCTTCATGAAAAAAATCAGCGCATTTCGGTATCACACGATTCAATGTACACAGCGGATCTTCCTTTATGGACTGATATTCATGATCCCAGCCCTATTCCTGTTTGACTTCCGCTTCACGCTCAGCCCCTTCGCTTCCTCCATCAACCTGTTAAACATGCTGTTTCTCGGGGCTGGCGCATCAGCGCTTTGCTTTGTGACGTGGAACTGGTCAGTCGGTGTCCTGGGAGCCGTGAAAACGAGCGCCTACATATATATGGTGCCCGTGATTACGATTGCCGCATCCATCATCATTCTCCATGAAAAGCTGACATGGATCGCACTCGTCGGAGGATCGCTTACATTAACAGGCCTCTATATTTCAGAAATGAAGCCAAAACCGCTGCTGAAGGAGGAACAAATCTGA
- a CDS encoding AraC family transcriptional regulator has protein sequence MRNETRTLFLDPDLQVEAYRFKGIMQKFPNHFHEYYVVGFIEKGQRYLLCKGQEYIINPGDLVLFNPHDTHSCEQIDGKALDYRCINIMPDVMMKAVKELTGAENLPYFTQNVLFRHELTSSLKELHIHILQKEKALKKEELFLHLLEELIRTCSDVAFLENAPEPSDQVKAVCDYLEAHYTENITLDDLSRLTGWSKYHLLRSFTKQKGISPYSYLETVRINHAKKLLEQGVKPIETAFQTGFSDQSHMTKFFKRQVGLTPKQYMKIFECDRQEIKG, from the coding sequence ATGCGAAACGAAACCCGGACGCTTTTTCTGGATCCCGATCTGCAGGTTGAAGCTTACCGCTTCAAAGGCATCATGCAGAAGTTTCCGAATCACTTTCATGAATATTATGTGGTCGGCTTTATCGAGAAGGGGCAGCGCTATTTGCTTTGCAAGGGGCAGGAATACATCATCAATCCCGGTGATCTTGTGCTGTTTAATCCGCATGACACCCACAGCTGCGAGCAGATTGACGGGAAGGCGCTCGATTACCGCTGCATCAATATTATGCCGGATGTGATGATGAAAGCCGTCAAGGAACTGACGGGAGCAGAAAATCTGCCATACTTCACGCAAAACGTCTTGTTCCGCCATGAACTGACCTCAAGCTTGAAGGAACTGCACATCCACATTTTGCAGAAAGAAAAAGCGTTGAAAAAAGAGGAATTGTTTCTCCATCTGCTTGAAGAGCTGATCCGGACCTGCTCTGATGTCGCGTTTTTGGAAAACGCGCCTGAGCCGTCCGATCAAGTGAAAGCGGTCTGCGATTATTTAGAAGCGCATTACACGGAAAATATTACGCTGGACGATCTCAGCCGGCTGACGGGCTGGAGCAAGTACCATTTGCTGCGGTCGTTTACGAAGCAAAAAGGGATTTCTCCTTACAGCTACTTGGAGACCGTTCGCATCAACCATGCGAAAAAGCTGCTGGAACAAGGAGTTAAACCGATTGAGACAGCGTTTCAGACCGGCTTCAGCGATCAGAGCCACATGACCAAATTTTTCAAGCGGCAGGTCGGACTGACACCGAAGCAATATATGAAAATCTTTGAATGTGACAGACAGGAGATTAAAGGATGA
- a CDS encoding putative immunity/bacteriocin fusion bifunctional protein — translation MKKFMLMFLISVVSIMPIHVVAIENGSNDKGDCTACTNKKDREQIITEIEDVYNVKTEVLSENEVNNVEQIALDRKENFKKYIEEYKDAGYKKVDLKDKSLLFKGAQIDEEGTISDLEFVYGAYKNDKGDSIIYTLGYSKETEEFFNFSLIGIPKDFSGNYDDLDILIQDHNNSFKVFGKNPHDIQQGEFQLKSFSVWGKNFACGMLGFLACSQYCGAVAMVNVGAGAACELICGAAMTAACS, via the coding sequence ATGAAAAAATTTATGCTAATGTTCTTGATTTCTGTTGTGTCTATCATGCCTATTCATGTCGTAGCCATTGAAAATGGAAGTAATGACAAGGGAGATTGTACAGCTTGTACGAATAAAAAAGATAGGGAACAAATCATCACGGAAATTGAAGACGTTTACAATGTGAAAACTGAAGTGCTTAGTGAAAACGAAGTGAATAATGTTGAGCAGATAGCTCTTGATAGGAAAGAAAATTTTAAAAAATACATTGAAGAATATAAAGATGCAGGATATAAAAAAGTAGATCTTAAGGATAAAAGTTTGTTATTCAAGGGTGCCCAAATTGACGAAGAAGGTACAATATCTGACTTAGAATTTGTTTATGGAGCTTATAAAAATGATAAAGGGGATTCCATAATTTATACTTTAGGATACAGTAAAGAGACTGAAGAGTTTTTTAATTTCAGTCTAATAGGTATACCCAAAGACTTCAGCGGCAATTATGACGACCTTGATATACTGATTCAAGATCATAATAACTCATTTAAAGTTTTCGGAAAAAATCCCCATGATATCCAACAGGGTGAATTTCAATTAAAAAGTTTCAGCGTTTGGGGAAAGAACTTTGCTTGTGGAATGTTAGGTTTTTTAGCTTGCTCCCAATACTGTGGGGCTGTTGCTATGGTAAATGTAGGTGCAGGAGCTGCATGTGAATTAATTTGTGGAGCAGCGATGACTGCAGCCTGTTCATAG
- a CDS encoding helix-turn-helix domain-containing protein has translation MDKDYITALISSKLRLIRTESGYTQEKMANVLGISKKTLVQIEKGRSTAGWAYIVAVCALFRNSEVLQSVLGDEPLEVVETVAHRSIDRPKRKTLGGRVWWREVARKGDFRLQQNLISHHYRILDSYDDLWFSTFEKQDALARLDELIHENDGVE, from the coding sequence ATGGACAAAGACTACATAACAGCACTCATCTCATCAAAATTAAGGTTAATCCGCACGGAAAGCGGTTATACGCAGGAGAAAATGGCTAATGTCCTGGGGATTTCGAAGAAGACGCTTGTTCAAATCGAAAAAGGGAGGTCAACGGCTGGCTGGGCGTATATTGTGGCTGTGTGCGCGCTGTTTCGAAACAGTGAGGTTTTACAGTCTGTGCTCGGTGATGAACCTTTGGAGGTTGTTGAAACTGTGGCACACCGAAGCATTGACCGGCCGAAAAGGAAGACGCTTGGCGGCAGGGTGTGGTGGCGAGAAGTCGCAAGAAAGGGCGACTTTCGTCTGCAGCAAAATTTGATTTCTCACCACTACCGGATTCTCGATTCCTATGACGATCTGTGGTTCAGCACGTTCGAAAAACAGGATGCACTGGCGCGTTTGGACGAGCTTATACATGAGAATGACGGTGTTGAATGA
- a CDS encoding helix-turn-helix transcriptional regulator, with translation MERALKDQFNELERTSQTSPQYMEAVLSALRSAIPFDASCCTAVDPNTLLSIGAITDEPIERMHPQLFALEYMDDDVNQYETLIKTKQTAAMLSGALEGDLHKSKRYRMVLEPAGFGDEMRAVLLSKGDCWGYLTLWRKSGQPPFHEKDRSLLASLAPIIGRHLQRFRHQKPKKDLFHMKHAGGILIMSKELRPISCNDAALHWLNILRDWEKIGGTSIPRPIRAVCSRAAAETDDPAKTVISIPGRPLLSLKASRLDGFGPSGQLAVSFEPASPADTIPLVADAYGLSEREKEIVYRIIRGLSTKDIADDLHISVYTVQDHLKSIFLKMKAGNRRELLWKLLDDVLV, from the coding sequence ATGGAACGGGCCTTAAAAGACCAATTCAATGAGCTTGAACGAACATCGCAAACTTCACCGCAATACATGGAAGCCGTACTCTCCGCGCTGCGAAGCGCCATTCCATTTGATGCGTCATGCTGTACAGCCGTCGATCCGAACACCCTCCTGTCCATCGGAGCGATCACAGACGAGCCAATTGAAAGGATGCATCCGCAATTATTTGCACTTGAATATATGGATGATGATGTGAATCAATACGAAACATTAATCAAAACAAAGCAGACAGCGGCGATGTTAAGCGGGGCGCTGGAAGGGGATCTTCACAAAAGCAAACGATACCGCATGGTTCTCGAACCGGCGGGTTTTGGGGACGAAATGCGGGCCGTTCTGTTAAGCAAGGGGGACTGCTGGGGCTATCTTACACTATGGCGAAAAAGCGGACAGCCGCCATTTCATGAGAAGGACCGATCCCTTCTCGCTTCACTTGCACCGATTATCGGCCGGCACTTGCAGCGTTTTCGACATCAAAAACCAAAAAAGGACTTGTTTCACATGAAACATGCCGGCGGCATTCTGATTATGTCGAAAGAGCTCAGACCTATCTCATGCAATGACGCCGCGCTTCATTGGCTAAACATCCTCCGAGACTGGGAAAAGATCGGCGGCACGTCAATACCGAGACCGATCAGAGCCGTCTGCTCCCGCGCCGCAGCGGAGACAGATGATCCGGCGAAAACGGTTATTTCCATTCCGGGCCGTCCCCTCCTGTCCCTCAAAGCGAGCCGCTTGGACGGTTTCGGCCCCTCAGGACAACTTGCCGTTTCCTTCGAGCCGGCTTCACCCGCGGATACGATACCGCTCGTTGCAGACGCTTACGGCCTGTCTGAACGGGAAAAGGAGATCGTATACCGGATCATCCGCGGACTTTCCACAAAAGACATCGCTGACGACTTGCACATCTCCGTGTACACCGTTCAAGACCATCTGAAGTCGATTTTTTTGAAGATGAAAGCGGGAAATCGGCGGGAGTTGCTGTGGAAGCTGCTTGATGATGTTCTGGTGTAG
- a CDS encoding class I SAM-dependent methyltransferase → MNMDWNHPDVQQYEKKIALKIPCYHMLYDMMDRLLTVRLDQDEADVLVVGAGGGQELLTLGRRHPNWSYTGVDPSAHMLNLARHRLKNARLQLKADFIEGEVKKLEREHQYDAATCMLVLHFVRDKRTFLQNIAARLTEGAPFFLAAIQGDLDSESFRWQMEAWKEHMLGNGISEPEWESFAASIGRQSHPVPAEEAEALLKESGFTNVTRFFSAYLIDGWFAVKGGGTC, encoded by the coding sequence ATGAATATGGATTGGAATCATCCTGATGTGCAGCAATATGAAAAAAAGATCGCTTTGAAAATCCCTTGTTATCACATGTTATACGATATGATGGACCGTCTGCTGACGGTTCGGCTTGATCAAGATGAAGCCGATGTGCTGGTTGTCGGAGCGGGAGGAGGACAGGAATTGCTGACACTGGGCAGAAGGCATCCGAATTGGTCGTATACAGGGGTCGATCCATCGGCTCATATGCTCAATTTGGCGCGGCATCGGCTGAAAAACGCTCGTCTCCAGCTCAAAGCCGACTTCATTGAAGGAGAAGTGAAGAAGCTGGAGCGGGAGCATCAATATGATGCAGCGACTTGCATGCTTGTCCTCCATTTTGTTCGCGACAAGCGGACATTTTTGCAGAATATTGCGGCCCGCTTAACGGAAGGGGCGCCGTTTTTTCTGGCTGCGATTCAAGGCGACCTTGATTCTGAGTCATTCAGGTGGCAGATGGAAGCCTGGAAGGAGCATATGCTGGGAAACGGAATTTCTGAACCGGAGTGGGAAAGCTTTGCGGCTTCAATCGGCAGACAGTCTCATCCGGTTCCGGCTGAGGAGGCGGAAGCTTTGCTGAAGGAATCAGGTTTCACGAATGTGACGCGGTTTTTCAGCGCTTATTTAATTGATGGCTGGTTCGCTGTCAAAGGAGGCGGCACATGTTGA